The Epinephelus lanceolatus isolate andai-2023 chromosome 21, ASM4190304v1, whole genome shotgun sequence genome has a segment encoding these proteins:
- the LOC117246694 gene encoding leukocyte cell-derived chemotaxin-2-like: MRPVTVLLAVMCVCVCDGVKFGQLCEGNPSNTRRTSDTWGQGHYGASRETRQHKGLDIVCQDGSVVYAPFDVTLHGKVIVYNNPAKAAIDSGINLRGENLCFKLFYVQPDRTSGTVRKGERLGVMLPMQSVYPGITSHIHVQMCNKETNPTQYFD, from the exons ATGAGACCTGTCACCGTTTTGCTGG ctgtgatgtgtgtgtgtgtgtgtgatggcgtAAAGTTCGGACAGCTCTGTGAGGGAAACCCCAGCAACACCAGGAGGACGTCTGACACATGGGGACAGGGACACTACGGAGCCAGCCG GGAGACCAGGCAACACAAAGGTCTGGACATTGTGTGCCAGGACGGCTCAGTCGTCTACGCTCCGTTTGACGTGACTCTTCACGGAAAGGTCATTGTCTACAACAACCCCGCGAAGGCGGCCATCGACAGCGGCATCAACCTGAGAGGAGAAA ATCTGTGTTTCAAGCTGTTCTACGTTCAGCCGGACCGAACCTCTGGCACAGTGAGGAAGGGGGAGAGACTCGGCGTCATGCTGCCCATGCAGAGTGTTTACCCAGGTATCACCTCACACATCCACGTCCAGATGTGCAACAAGGAGACCAACCCCACGCAGTACTTCGATTAA